The segment TCAGGATCACGTTGTCCTTCATCTCGAATCCGTCCATCTCGACGAGGAGCTGGTTCAGCGTCTGCTCGCGCTCGTCGTGGCCACCGCCCATGCCGGCGCCGCGATGGCGGCCGACGGCGTCGATCTCGTCCATGAAGATGATGCAGGGCGAGTTCTGCTTGGCCTGCTCGAACAGGTCGCGGACGCGGCTCGCGCCGACGCCGACGAACATCTCGACGAAGTCGGAGCCGGAGATGGAGAAGAACGGCACGCCGGCCTCGCCGGCCACGGCCCGGGCGAGCAGCGTCTTGCCGGTGCCCGGAGGCCCGAACAGGAGCACGCCCTTGGGGATGCGGGCGCCGAGCGCCTGGAACTTCTTCGGGTTCTCGAGGAACTCCTTGATCTCCTGTAGCTCCTCGACCGCCTCGTCGACGCCGGCAACGTCCTTGAACGTGATCTTGGGCGAGTCGACGGACATCCGCTTGGCCCGGCTCTTGCCGAAGCTCATCACCTTCGAGCCGCCGCCCTGCATCTGGTTCATCAGGAAGATCCAGAACACGAAGAAGAGCAGGAAGGGCAGGATGGTGATCAGCGCGCTCCACCACGGGGAGCCGCCGGCCTTCGCGCCGTCGATGGCGACGCCCTTCTCCTTCGCGAGCGAGAGCTCCTGGTTCAGCAGCGCGACCGACGGGACGCCGACGCTGTGCGTCGTGTTGTCGGTCTGCGTGTAGGTGACGCTGTTTCCGGTGGGGTCGGACTTGAGGCTCTTGATCTTGCTCGCCTCGGTTTGGCTGACGAGGTCACTCCAGTTCTGGCTCGGCCCGCTGCTCGACGAGTTGACGATCTTCAGGGCGAAGAACGCGAGCACCAGCACGACGAGAATCGGAAAAAGTGCGCTCTTGAAAAGTCTGTTCACGACGTGTCGCCTACTTCCCCCGGGGATAGAGTCGGACGGCCCTGCCCGCGGTCGCCGGGAGTCGGATTACCGGTCCAACGATACCACGGGGGTTTCCAATGCCCCCGTATCGGCACGGACTGGAGAGTCCTTGACGATCGGGGGTTTCCCTGGGTATTCGTACGGGCCGAGCGCTTGGATTCGTCGCGGGGCGGCGGACACACCCGAATCCGCGACTTGCTCCCCTGTCCCGTAAGGCGGCCGACGGTCGGGGCTCATGAAGGCGGCGCAACAGAGTTAAGGAGGGGGCCAACGGGGGAACCCCGGGTTCCCCCGTTATTCAAACTCGTCGGGGAGTTTGGATTCATCGAGCGCGGCGACGAAGGGGAGGCCGCGGTAGCGCTCGCCGTAATCCAGGCCGTAGCCGATGGCGAACCGGTTGGGGATCTCGAAGCCGACGTAGCGGCAGACGATGTCTGCCTTGCGCCGCGCGGGCTTGGTCAGGAGGGCGCACACCTCGACCGACGCCGGCCGCCGCGCGCGCAGGTTGCGCAGCAGATAGGAGAGGGTGAGGCCGGAGTCGACGATGTCCTCGACGACGACCACGTGGCGGCCCTCGATGTTGGCCTCGAGATCCTTCAGGATGCGCACGACGCCGGAGGAGTCGGTGCTGTTGCCGTAGCTCGAGACGGCCATGAAATCGATCTCGCACGGGACCGTGATCTTGCGCACCAGATCGGCGAGGAAGAACACCGCCCCCTTGAGCACGCATACGAGCAGCGGGTCGAGCCCGGCGTAGTCGCGGGAGAGCTCCTCGCCCAGCTCCTCCACCCGCGCGCGGACGGCGTCGGCCTCGACCAGCGTCTCGGCGATCAGGGGATCGTGTTCGAGGCCGGTCTGCTCGACGTTCATCCCGGCGGAGGATACCTAGTTCCAGGCGGGACGAAGGCGAGTGTGGTGCGGTCGCGCACCGCCTCGATGTCGCGGCCGAGCGAGAGCCGCTCGACGCCCTTGCGGCGCTCGGCCATCGCCTCGAGCTTGGCGGTCAGCGCGCGCGGCAGCCGCAGCGGCCGGCCGGCGGCCCGCTCGGCCGCCTCGCGCAGGACGAGCACGCGCAGCGCGCGCGGCATCTCGTCGAGGTCGGCGAGGGCGATGTGCGGCTCGACATGTTCGCCGGCCAGTTCGCGCAGGAGCTCGTCCAGCTCGCCGAGCAGCTCGGCCGACCGGGCCAGGTTGCGCTCGGCGCCGGGGTGCACGCGCGTGAGCGCGGGCATCACCTCGCGCCGGATCAGGTTGCGGCGCAGGCGCTCGTCGGCGTTGGTGCGATCTTCGCGCGGCTCGATCCCGTGCTCGGCGCACCACGCCCGCGTGTCCTGGGCGGTGGCGCACAGAAGTGGGCGAACGATCCCGCCCGCCGCGGGCCGCATCGCCCGGATGGCCCGGGCACCGGACGACGAGACGAGCCGGTAGAGCACCGTCTCGGCCTGGTCGGACAGCGTGTGGCCGGTCACGATCGGGCGCCCGCCGGCGTGCTCGCGGGCGGCGGCATAGCGGGCACCACGCGCGCGCGCCTCGAGGTTCGGGCCGTCCTCGACGTCGACCGCGACGACGGTGGCGCCGAGGCCGGCGCAGTGGGCGGCGTCGGCCAGGCCGTCGGCCCCG is part of the Gaiellales bacterium genome and harbors:
- the hpt gene encoding hypoxanthine phosphoribosyltransferase: MNVEQTGLEHDPLIAETLVEADAVRARVEELGEELSRDYAGLDPLLVCVLKGAVFFLADLVRKITVPCEIDFMAVSSYGNSTDSSGVVRILKDLEANIEGRHVVVVEDIVDSGLTLSYLLRNLRARRPASVEVCALLTKPARRKADIVCRYVGFEIPNRFAIGYGLDYGERYRGLPFVAALDESKLPDEFE
- the tilS gene encoding tRNA lysidine(34) synthetase TilS; the encoded protein is MAQPEPLASRVAAYIAEHALLEPGEPVLVLVSGGADSACAWGLVRELGYHVEALHVEHGLRGADGLADAAHCAGLGATVVAVDVEDGPNLEARARGARYAAAREHAGGRPIVTGHTLSDQAETVLYRLVSSSGARAIRAMRPAAGGIVRPLLCATAQDTRAWCAEHGIEPREDRTNADERLRRNLIRREVMPALTRVHPGAERNLARSAELLGELDELLRELAGEHVEPHIALADLDEMPRALRVLVLREAAERAAGRPLRLPRALTAKLEAMAERRKGVERLSLGRDIEAVRDRTTLAFVPPGTRYPPPG